From one Anaeromyxobacter diazotrophicus genomic stretch:
- a CDS encoding sigma-54-dependent transcriptional regulator → MASILVVDDEQSMRELLEILLGTGGHEVTAAGDAAGALARLAGAAFDLVITDLRLGRGSGLDVLKAVKASSPTTEVVVVTAFATTETAIQAMKAGAYDYVLKPFKVEELKLVVEKALEHRALVAENRALRHRVGEHRPGGEAILGASPLIQEVRELVEKVAPTRTTVLVTGESGTGKEVVARAIHDKGPRRDQPFVAINCGAIPEGLIESELFGHEKGSFTGASEQKQGLFEVAGSGTLFLDEVGELPPVLQVRLLRALQERKIRRVGGSADLAVAARIIAATNRELAEEVKAGRFREDLFYRLNVIQLKMPPLRERREDLPLFLDHFLDRFAGELGRPRPSVSPEAQRLLLAYAYPGNVRELANVLERAVTLCDGGVIEPAVLPPAVRGAAPLPAAAGAAALPDEGLDLQAHLDAIERAILEEALGRTGGVKTEAARLLSLTFRSLRYRLAKFGIGGGP, encoded by the coding sequence CGGGCGCGGCGTTCGACCTCGTCATCACCGACCTGCGCCTCGGCCGCGGCTCGGGCCTCGACGTCCTCAAGGCGGTGAAGGCCTCCTCCCCCACCACCGAGGTGGTGGTGGTGACCGCCTTCGCCACCACCGAGACCGCCATCCAGGCCATGAAGGCGGGCGCGTACGACTACGTCCTGAAGCCGTTCAAGGTCGAGGAGCTGAAGCTGGTGGTGGAGAAGGCGCTCGAGCACCGGGCGCTCGTGGCGGAGAACCGCGCCCTGCGCCACCGGGTCGGGGAGCACCGGCCGGGCGGCGAGGCGATCCTGGGCGCCTCGCCCCTCATCCAGGAGGTGCGGGAGCTGGTCGAGAAGGTGGCGCCCACCCGCACCACCGTCCTCGTCACCGGCGAGAGCGGCACCGGCAAGGAGGTGGTGGCGCGCGCCATCCACGACAAGGGCCCGCGCCGCGACCAGCCGTTCGTCGCCATCAACTGCGGCGCCATCCCCGAGGGCCTCATCGAGAGCGAGCTGTTCGGCCACGAGAAGGGGAGCTTCACCGGCGCGTCCGAGCAGAAGCAGGGGCTCTTCGAGGTGGCGGGCTCGGGGACGCTCTTCCTCGACGAGGTGGGCGAGCTGCCGCCCGTCCTCCAGGTGCGGCTCCTGCGGGCGCTGCAGGAGCGGAAGATCCGGCGGGTGGGCGGCAGCGCCGACCTGGCGGTGGCGGCCCGCATCATCGCCGCCACCAACCGCGAGCTGGCCGAGGAGGTGAAGGCGGGCCGGTTCCGGGAGGACCTCTTCTACCGGCTGAACGTCATCCAGCTGAAGATGCCGCCCTTGCGCGAGCGGCGCGAGGACCTGCCGCTCTTCCTCGACCACTTCCTCGACCGCTTCGCCGGCGAGCTGGGGCGGCCGCGGCCGTCGGTCTCCCCGGAGGCGCAGCGGCTGCTCCTCGCCTACGCCTATCCCGGCAACGTGCGCGAGCTCGCCAACGTGCTGGAGCGCGCGGTCACGCTGTGCGACGGCGGGGTGATCGAGCCCGCGGTGCTGCCGCCGGCCGTCCGCGGCGCGGCGCCGCTGCCGGCGGCGGCGGGCGCGGCGGCGCTGCCCGACGAGGGGCTCGATCTCCAGGCGCACCTCGACGCCATCGAGCGCGCCATCCTGGAGGAGGCGCTCGGGCGCACCGGGGGCGTGAAGACCGAGGCGGCCCGGCTCCTCAGCCTGACCTTCCGGTCGCTGCGCTACCGCCTGGCCAAGTTCGGCATCGGCGGGGGCCCGTAG